The Caloenas nicobarica isolate bCalNic1 chromosome Z, bCalNic1.hap1, whole genome shotgun sequence genome has a segment encoding these proteins:
- the ZNF475 gene encoding zinc finger protein 475, with amino-acid sequence METKIKKKNVNKACNTLPSAGKNPASVSGILLSEQVSPSNVSDLPRALSEVVHLEERPQKRRPGTVVISKRSDSSNMSQTPLNRPIIPPRRPGFMVCYICGREFGSQSISIHEPQCLEKWRVENSQLPRHLRRPEPRKPEVPTGGSCTLTAENEAAYHSAQAQLLPCGNCGRTFLPDRLIVHQRSCKGGSSIVGLSSSNPHKPGKGSSSGSVVRRPPTVICYLCGREYGTKSISIHEPQCLKKWHQENEMLPKHLRRPEPKKPEVRPLQAKGFYDLDSLNEAAWISAQNQLVPCDICGRTFLPERLIVHQKSCKPKPSKRM; translated from the exons ATGGAAACgaaaatcaagaaaaagaaTGTGAACAAAGCCTGTAACACTCTACCAAGTGCTGGAAAAAACCCTGCTAGTGTCTCTGGCATCttgctttcagagcaggtttCACCATCTAACGTGTCAGATCTTCCCAGAGCTTTGTCTGAAGTAGTACATCTAGAAGAAAGACCCCAGAAAAGGCGACCAGGCACTGTAGTAATATCAAAACGGTCAGATTCTTCAAATATGTCTCAGACACCACTGAATAGGCCCATCATCCCACCAAGGAGACCTGGCTTCATGGTATGCTATATCTGTGGCAGAGAATTTGGATCACAGTCTATTTCTATACATGAACCACAGTGCCTAGAGAAGTGGCGTGTTGAAAACAGTCAGCTACCAAGGCATCTCAGAAGACCAGAGCCCAGGAAACCTGAGGTCCCTACTGGTGGTTCCTGTACACTTACAGCTGAAAATGAAGCAGCTTATCATAGCGCTcaagcccagctcctgccctgtggaaactgtGGCCGAACCTTTCTTCCTGACCGTCTCATTGTGCACCAAAGGAGCTGCAAAGGAGGTAGCAGTATTGTGGGGCTGTCAAGCTCTAACCCCCATAAACCTGGTAAAGGCTCAAGCTCTGGGTCAG TGGTAAGACGTCCACCAACAGTGATTTGTTACCTATGTGGCCGTGAGTACGGAACAAAATCTATTAGTATCCATGAGCCACAATGCCTGAAAAAATGGCACCAGGAGAATGAAATGTTACCCAAGCACCTGAGAAGACCAGAGCCCAAAAAGCCTGAAGTCAGACCCCTACAAG ccAAAGGTTTCTATGATCTTGATTCTTTAAATGAGGCTGCCTGGATCAGCGCCCAGAACCAGCTAGTTCCATGTGATATTTGTGGGCGTACTTTTCTTCCAGAGAGGCTGATTGTCCACCAGAAATCCTGCAAGCCGAAACCTTCAAAGCGGATGTaa